Proteins encoded in a region of the Planococcus citri chromosome 1, ihPlaCitr1.1, whole genome shotgun sequence genome:
- the LOC135839127 gene encoding uncharacterized protein LOC135839127, translating into MDDKVAADSEPKSYDYLNASCVCCEFVEDDNSVSVGYSNWLLNSTIDLSKIIKDRETVAINWPKNVEVKPPEKMRKQMKNINVEWEAWNVKIHGEGDWLAMCEARKSLEQTGCAQVNRKERKSLKRISDSSIDRSENPASKNDVNSNKIKKSKKHSNLKKLEGSSLLMDEVLRVKSQLEVSNGERDEEMEKLRKRNQELEEENEQLKSLINSRKYVTEIEKKLRKIRNKVTDMADGENESFNSCASLIEPAVSLVIGKKSELAQFVEAGKTTVLPAVTSISKSEMLTETCNNDNIPMAEKITQLSYDVSKTPPHSPDVVSDDVFFMRCSRNNVRAFLNNAMDASFEKSEMVEGSITGKPANFFAGLPKENVPSRTQLDEKKIQRIREYAKKVFGKEHADISKINTYIGEKCSNERKIQRRLAEQKPE; encoded by the exons ATGGATGACAAAGTGGCAGCTGATTCAGAACCGAAGAGTTATGATTACTTAAATGCTTCGTGTGTTTGCTGTGAATTTGTGGAGGATGACAATAGCGTAAGTGTAGGGTACAGCAACTGGCTCCTGAATTCAACTATAGATCTTTCTAAAATCATCAAAGATCGAGAAACTGTTGCCATAAACTGGCCAAAAAACGTCGAAGTTAAACCTccggaaaaaatgagaaaacaaatgaaaaatatcaacgtCGAGTGGGAGGCATGGAAtgtgaaaattcacggagaaggAG ATTGGCTCGCGATGTGTGAGGCGAGAAAAAGTTTAGAACAGACAGGATGCGCCCAAGTCAACAGAAAAGAACGGAAGAGTTTGAAGCGAATAAGTGATAGTTCAATAGATCGTTCTGAAAATCCCGCATCTAAAAATGACGtcaattcaaataaaataaag aagTCCAAGAAACATTCTAACCTGAAAAAACTTGAAGGTTCATCTCTTTTGATGGATGAAGTAttaagagtaaaatctcagctGGAAGTAAGCAATGGAGAAAGAGatgaagaaatggaaaaattaagaaaGAGAAATCAGGAGCTTGAAGAAGAAAACGAACAGCTGAAATCGCTCATAAATTCACGAAAAT ATGTAacggaaattgagaaaaagcttAGAAAGATTCGAAATAAAGTAACTGACATGGCGGATGGAGAAAACGAAAGTTTTAATAGTTGTGCATCGTTGATTGAACCAGCAGTAAGTCTTgtgattggaaaaaaatccgaaTTAGCTCAGTTTGTAGAAGCAGGAAAAACAACTGTCCTACCTGCAGTGACCTccatctcaaaatctgaaatgcTCACTGAAACTTGTAACAATGACAATATTCCAATGGcggaaaaaattactcaattaaGCTATGATGTTTCAAAAACACCGCCTCATTCTCCTGATGTTGTGAGTGATGACGTATTTTTCATGCGTTGTTCTCGCAATAATGTTAGAGCATTTCTCAATAATGCTATGGATGCaagttttgagaaaagtgaGATGGTTGAAGGCTCAATCACAGGAAAGCCAGCAAACTTTTTTGCTGGCTTACCTAAAGAAAATGTCCCTTCGAGAACTCAGCTTGATGAGAAGAAAATCCAGAGGATCCGAG AGTATGCCAAAAAAGTGTTTGGGAAAGAGCATGCTGACATTTCGAAGATAAACACATACATTGGCGAGAAATGCAGCAATGAGCGGAAAATTCAACGAAGATTGGCGGAGCAGAAGCCCGAATAA
- the LOC135839119 gene encoding uncharacterized protein LOC135839119 — translation MAERRKRLPYKRWLKDFDVEIPRTTTNSRNKRIHLVENEIAEGGRNDNPCDITIIYESELNVVVPENQDQVPIEREGRDDPPSSFQLTSDVEIPSPDITLECADSDNEAVNDHNCTDSNYNQMFAEGSSITLIVAELLIISFAIRHKLTDTAIQDLLELINILIPHSALSRSRHLFLKKFDSKENVKMMKKFYCSVCNTSIPADSKICGECNHNCSSDFFYYFPIEDALTEFVNSPDYLIMVNRRKYSDVNDSSYVKNNKNIATTDITIQFNTDGVSPHHQSSASQSLWPLQVMINNLPLALKRKYLLLCGLWFSATKPPMNLYLKYFVEEMCKLHKDGILRKNDGIMVRVHVVVCVCDSVARPTLQNISQFNGKFGCTYCLQEGTIVENTRIYPKMCIEPLRNLQQHMRDAQKAIEAEKPVNGVKGPSVLLLLPNFDVTQCCSPDYMHSMLLGVVKLFVEEWFESSNHTEAWYLGGKKTNFDEKLMAIRPPCEISRPPRSVVHRKKWKASELRNFVLYYSYYCLDGLWPNSYLRHWSALICSLSIFLSPTISEHDWIKGAEALVFFVEQIGKLYNDSFYKFNVHLMLHIPNWVQQFGALWSSSCFPYEHYNGVLNKLFVNGTGVQQQICKRYFRYQKVMKTADEIFLDEHLINTPLYCKQFITHLLHDDDDEKFNYEDEVSDFLKFSSRTMDQHLDVLTKRKIKAVINSPFEVADSAIVYQFFKVKGMLVHSYDYCDLKKRNNSVVKLEDGSMVIVCKIFKVKLHDDNGVEVDAKVVIEVLPLNPQPVHSQDRPRLNKFIRPVIKRLKNNPSSQRRILLPKMLEKKCVYITNDDQVSCYVLPLINYLENGW, via the exons ATGGCAGAACGAAGAAAACGCTTGCCATACAAAAGATGGCTTAAAGATTTTGATGTAGAAATACCCAGGACAACTACTAATTCCCGAAATAAGAGAATACATTTAGTTGAAAACGAA ATTGCTGAAGGTGGAAGGAATGACAATCCCTGTGATATTACAATAATATATGAATCTGAACTAAATGTCGTAGTTCCTGAAAATCAAGATCAAGTGCCT ATTGAAAGAGAAGGCAGAGATGATCCTCCATCTTCATTTCAACTGACTTCAGATGTTGAAATTCCATCACCAGATATCACTTTAGAATGTGCAGATTCTGATAATGAAGCAGTAAATGACCACAATTGCACTGACAGCAATTATAATCAA ATGTTTGCCGAGGGATCTTCCATCACCTTGATTGTGGCAGAATTATTAATAATAAGTTTTGCAATAAGGCACAAACTGACGGACACAGCTATACAAGATTTACTAGAATTGATCAATATTCTGATACCACATTCTGCACTGTCCAGAAGTCGGCACTTATTTCTAAAGAAGTTTGATAGCAAGGAAAatgttaaaatgatgaaaaaattctactgCTCAGTATGCAATACATCAATACCAGCAGATTCAAAGATTTGTGGAGAGTGCAACCACAATTGTTCCAGTGATTTTTTCTACTATTTTCCGATTGAAGATGCTTTGACAGAATTTGTGAATAGTCCAGATTATCTAATAATGGTGAATCGTCGTAAATATAGTGACGTAAATGATTCTTCATACGtcaagaataataaaaatatagcAACCACTGATATCACAATCCAGTTCAACACAGATGGAGTTTCTCCACACCATCAATCATCTGCAAGCCAATCGCTATGGCCTTTACAAGTTATGATTAATAACTTACCACTGGCGTTGAAACGTAAATACTTGCTGCTTTGTGGTCTATGGTTTAGTGCAACAAAACCTCCTATGAATTTgtacttgaaatattttgttgaagAGATGTGTAAACTTCACAAAGATggaatattgagaaaaaatgatggTATAATGGTCAGAGTACACGTCGTTGTGTGTGTTTGTGACTCGGTAGCGCGTCCTACACTTCAAAACATATCACAGTTCAATGGTAAATTTGGCTGTACATATTGCCTGCAAGAAGGCACCATTGTTGAGAACACTCGTATCTATCCAAAAATGTGCATCGAACCGCTTCGAAACCTGCAGCAGCATATGAGAGATGCGCAAAAAGCCATTGAAGCTGAGAAACCTGTTAATGGCGTCAAGGGTCCATCTGTATTACTGTTATTACCAAATTTTGATGTTACGCAGTGCTGTTCTCCAGATTATATGCATTCCATGTTACTTGGCGTTGTAAAGTTATTTGTAGAAGAGTGGTTTGAATCTTCAAACCATACAGAAGCATGGTACCTCGGAGggaaaaagacaaattttgatgaaaaattaatggcCATTAGGCCGCCTTGTGAGATCAGTAGACCTCCAAGGTCAGttgtacatagaaaaaaatggaaggCCAGCGAACTGAGAAATTTTGTGCTATATTATTCCTATTATTGCCTTGATGGTTTATGGCCAAATTCTTATCTAAGACACTGGTCGGCACTAATTTGCAGTCTAAGTATATTTCTCTCTCCAACTATTTCAGAACATGACTGGATTAAAGGCGCAGAGGCCTTAGTTTTCTTTGTAgaacaaattggaaaattatacaATGATAGCTTCTATAAATTCAATGTGCATTTAATGTTGCACATTCCAAACTGGGTGCAACAGTTTGGGGCACTGTGGTCATCCTCATGTTTTCCATATGAGCACTACAATGGTGTACTGAATAAATTATTTGTTAATGGTACAGGTGTACAGCAGCAAATCTGTAAACGTTATTTTCGAtatcaaaaagtaatgaaaactGCAGATGAGATTTTCTTGGACGAGCACTTGATTAATACACCTCTGTATTGTAAACAATTCATCACTCATTTATTacatgatgatgacgatgaaaaatttaattatgaagACGAAGTTtcagattttctgaaattctctTCCAGAACCATGGATCAACATCTCGATGTATTaacaaagagaaaaataaaagctGTTATAAATTCTCCTTTTGAAGTGGCTGACTCTGCAattgtttatcaattttttaaagtaaaggGCATGCTTGTTCATTCGTATGACTACTGtgacttgaaaaaaaggaacaaCAGTGTGGTAAAATTAGAAGATGGCTCCATGGTAatagtttgcaaaattttcaaagtcaagtTACATGATGACAATGGGGTTGAGGTAGATGCCAAAGTTGTTATTGAAGTGCTTCCATTAAATCCTCAACCAGTACATTCTCAAGACAGACCACGtttaaataaattcattcgACCGGTTATCAAGAGGCTTAAAAACAATCCTTCATCACAGAGACgcattttattgccaaaaatgttggaGAAGAAATGTGTTTATATTACCAATGATGATCAAGTTTCATGTTATGTACTTccattaattaattatttagaaaaTGGCTGGTAA